Proteins co-encoded in one Quercus robur chromosome 8, dhQueRobu3.1, whole genome shotgun sequence genomic window:
- the LOC126695656 gene encoding sodium/calcium exchanger NCL-like isoform X2 produces MEKKLVCFFLAIFFVTLARSSQGRPIASNYSTTFNLVSDGVQTLQQPNLLHLNRLFSSDTCTETYGFLPCTTTVLGNVFLILVYSYFMFLGAKLLSNGSEILLEILGPGIIGGLFLPVLSSLPDATIILASGLSGSTATAQSQVSVGMGLLAGSTVMLLTILWSTCLVVGKCDLENSVAVDQKDTKVFSLTGSGVSTDIWTSYAARIMIISLIPFIVVQIPEVFQATSQSRLAIMISLIVSICLLLAYSLYQIFQPWIQKRRLAYAKHKHVISGILRNLKMLTLGKLFKEDGKPNTDVIERLFRTIDQNSDGKLSAVELRALVVGIQFEEIDLDIEDAVAQVMEDFDKSHDSQVDVDEFVTGISRWLNRARHFAKSGKGQDDLSIRLLSNFQQQTKKEQYLFGDQNDEVVETIENAKWHAYKAVFMLLLGTIIAAVTADPLVDAVDNFSTATSIPSFFVSFVILPFASSSEVVSTLIFASKKKSRMASLTYSENKMACSFISVLRLLAILVAHLGPSHSMTPASCFDLRTCSQKGL; encoded by the exons ATGGAAAAGAAACTTGTATGTTTTTTCTTAGCCATCTTCTTTGTTACACTAGCTAGGTCCAGCCAGGGTCGACCTATTGCAAGTAACTACTCTACTACCTTCAATTTGGTCTCCGATGGAGTCCAAACTCTTCAGCAACCAAATCTACTTCATCTCAACCGCTTGTTTTCATCGGATACGTGCACGGAGACGTATGGATTTCTGCCATGCACCACCACTGTTCTAGGAAatgtttttctcattcttgTCTATAGTTACTTCATGTTCTTGGGGGCCAAATTGTTGTCAAATGGAAGTGAGATTTTGCTTGAAATTCTTGGACCTGGAATCATTGGTGGGCTCTTCTTGCCTGTTCTGAGCTCTCTTCCTGATGCAACAATTATCCTTG CATCTGGACTATCTGGGAGCACAGCAACTGCTCAAAGTCAGGTCTCGGTTGGAATGGGCTTGCTAGCTGGATCGACTGTAATGCTTTTGACAATTTTGTGGAGCACCTGTCTAGTAGTGGGCAAGTGTGACCTTGAGAATTCAGTTGCAGTAGATCAGAAAGATACAAAAGTATTTAGCTTAACTG GATCTGGGGTGAGCACTGATATCTGGACTAGCTATGCTGCTAGAATCATGATTATATCTCTTATCCCATTCATAGTAGTTCAAATACCAGAAGTTTTTCAAGCAACTTCTCAAAGTCGCTTAGCCATTATGATTTCGCTTATTGTCTCCATTTGTTTATTGCTTGCTTACAGCCTTTATCAG attTTTCAGCCTTGGATTCAGAAGAGAAGACTTGCCTATGCAAAGCATAAGCATGTAATATCAGGAATTCTGAGAAATCTAAAAATGCTTACACTAGGAAAACTTTTTAAGGAAGAtggtaaaccaaatacagatGTCATAGAAAG GTTGTTTAGAACAATTGATCAGAATTCAGACGGAAAGCTATCAGCAGTGGAGTTGAGAGCTCTGGTAGTAGGAATTCAGTTTGAGGAGATAGATTTAGATATTGAAGATGCAGTTGCACAAGTGATGGAAGATTTTGATAAATCTCATGATTCACAAGTTGATGTGGATGAATTTGTCACTGGAATTTCAAGATGGCTTAATCGGGCCAGGCACTTTGCAAAAAGTGGCAAAGGCCAAGATGACCTATCTATAAGacttcttagcaattttcaacAG caaacaaagaaagaacaatATCTGTTCGGAGATCAGAACGATGAGGTTGTGGAGACAATTGAAAATGCAAAGTGGCATGCCTACAAAGCAGTTTTCATGTTGCTTTTGGGAACCATAATTGCTGCGGTTACTGCAGATCCCCTAGTGGATGCTGTTGATAACTTCTCAACTGCAACAAGCATTCCTTCCTTCTTCGTCTCATTTGTCATTCTACCTTTTGCTAGCTCCAGTGAGGTAGTATCAACTCTTATTTTTGCAAGCAAGAAAAAGTCAAGAATGGCATCCTTGACGTATTCAGAG AACAAGATGGCCTGTAGCTTTATCTCAGTTCTCAGGCTTCTGGCCATTTTGGTGGCTCATCTTGGACCTTCTCATTCTATGACTCCTGCATCATGTTTTGATTTAAGAACTTGCAGCCAAAAGGGCCTATAA
- the LOC126696338 gene encoding uncharacterized protein LOC126696338 — protein MGFRNIQAFNLALLAKQGWRILTNPDSLVARVFKAKYFPFDDVLNSKKGSNPSYAWRSIHNSLEVIKRGTRWRVGNGRRIHIWDDRWLPTPSTHKVISPQAGYGDFPWVSSLIDIDTRWWKIDVIHATFLPHEASTILKIPLYYNLPEDCFIWIGNKRGEFTVKSAYHIASGIVDSMEEGESTSSNSWTLLWKRIWQQKVPPKIKIFAWRSCVNGLPTMKNLNHRGVHCSSFYPLCDKAIETTAHALLHCDHAKMTWAFWYNCPVDLSSSYGDLVDIALDFIAKGSPNDLELFFAVAWSIWWNHNQAIHEDSGSPPIHA, from the coding sequence ATGGGCTTCAGAAACATTCAAGCCTTTAACCTTGCCTTGTTAGCTAAGCAAGGTTGGAGAATTCTCACAAACCCCGACTCCCTAGTGGCCCGAGTTTTCAAAGCAAAATACTTTCCTTTTGATGATGTCCTCAATTCCAAAAAAGGGAGTAACCCCTCATATGCTTGGCGAAGCATCCACAATAGTCTTGAGGTTATTAAAAGGGGCACAAGATGGAGGGTAGGCAATGGCCGGCGAATCCATATTTGGGATGATAGATGGTTGCCAACACCATCAACCCACAAGGTGATTTCCCCCCAAGCTGGCTATGGAGACTTTCCTTGGGTGTCTTCCCTCATAGACATTGACACTAGATGGTGGAAGATTGATGTAATTCATGCTACTTTTCTACCCCATGAAGCCAGCACCATCCTTAAAATCCCATTATACTATAATTTGCCCGAAGATTGTTTTATTTGGATAGGCAACAAGAGGGGTGAGTTTACAGTTAAAAGTGCATATCATATAGCTTCAGGTATTGTGGATTCAATGGAGGAAGGTGAAAGCACCTCAAGCAACTCATGGACCCTTTTATGGAAGCGGATATGGCAGCAAAAGGTCCCTCCGAAGATCAAAATTTTTGCTTGGAGGTCTTGTGTCAATGGTCTTCCAACTATGAAAAATCTAAACCACAGAGGTGTTCATTGCTCTAGCTTCTACCCTCTATGTGACAAAGCCATTGAGACCACAGCCCATGCACTTCTTCATTGCGATCATGCAAAAATGACTTGGGCATTTTGGTACAATTGTCCTGTGGACCTCTCTTCCTCTTATGGTGACTTGGTGGATATTGCCTTAGATTTTATTGCAAAAGGCTCCCCGAATGATTTAGAGCTTTTCTTTGCCGTTGCTTGGTCTATTTGGTGGAATCACAATCAAGCAATCCATGAGGACTCGGGTTCCCCTCCAATTCATGCTTAG
- the LOC126696339 gene encoding uncharacterized protein LOC126696339: MEDYRNLLDQLVLERRLKQLLHHYSGQAGQTGSNPRRDSSSRPPMGTINVIFAALGRIGSCPSRVMSVARLSTEDSNSEPKRARKEAPLVLGFSADDKIGTIQPHDDILVVTLKIEGYDVKRVLVDQGSAIEIMYPDLYKGLNLKPEDLTAYDSPLVSFEGKTVTPRGHIRLLIQTGSGVVEVDFIKVDAYSPYTTIVARPWLHALEAVSSTLHQKVKYPSNGQVKEIVGNQSMARQCMVAAILHRPNAEPLASTERNL; the protein is encoded by the coding sequence ATGGAAGACTACAGGAATCTGTTGGACCAGTTAGTCCTAGAAAGGAGGTTGAAGCAGCTACTGCACCATTATAGTGGCCAAGCGGGGCAGACAGGTTCGAATCCTCGGAGAGATTCTTCTTCAAGACCTCCTATGGGAACAATCAATGTCATCTTCGCTGCCCTCGGTAGGATCGGTTCTTGTCCGTCTAGAGTGATGTCTGTGGCTCGGCTATCAACCGAAGATAGCAATTCAGAACCAAAAAGAGCCAGAAAAGAGGCCCCGCTGGTCCTAGGCTTCTCGGCTGACGATAAGATTGGAACTATCCAACCCCATGACGATATTTTGGTGGTCACACTCAAGATAGAGGGGTACGATGTGAAAAGAGTGTTGGTAGATCAGGGAAGTGCTAttgagataatgtaccccgacctgtaCAAAGGGCTAAATTTGAAACCCGAGGACTTAACAGCGTATGATTCCCCACTAGTAAGTTTCGAGGGGAAGACAGTTACTCCAAGAGGTCACATTAGACTGCTCATACAGACCGGTTCGGGTgtggtggaagtggacttcattaAGGTGGATGCTTATTCACCTTATACGACTATTGTGGCCAGGCCTTGGCTTCATGCCTTAGAAGCCGTTTCTTCTACCCTCCATCAAAAGGTGAAGTATCCATCCAACGGCCAAGTTAAAGAAATTGTAGGGAATCAATCCATGGCTAGGCAGTGCATGGTAGCTGCCATTTTGCATAGGCCCAATGCGGAGCCCTTGGCCTCTACTGAAAGGAACTTATAA
- the LOC126695655 gene encoding uncharacterized protein LOC126695655: MSKGKEKVSGSKQFRWLPPMHEMMLKILTEEAGKGNKPSNTFRAGSFALVAKEITAHFGVECHPVFVENRMRTLRSMWATIQELRKKSGFGWDENLKMITCDAKTYQEEVMAHRKHAEYLNKKIEFYDELAIVVGKDTATGAFAKSGVDIENEPDNGDNGDSAEFVADNVDECVVEKGKNVNESSTTGSGISKSRKRGRAASTADDSVLTDLSGQLKEIAVALKEINRGPVDYTTLYNEVMAMMADGYSEDMLATAFDHLCENEKTARGFLAKNARLRKLWLDGYFFSQI; encoded by the exons ATGTCAAAGGGTAAGGAAAAAGTTAGCGGCAGCAAGCAATTTAGGTGGCTGCCACCTATGCATGAGATGATGCTAAAGATATTAACAGAGGAGGCTGGAAAGGGCAATAAGCCCTCTAATACTTTTAGGGCCGGCTCCTTTGCTCTTGTAGCGAAGGAGATAACGGCCCATTTCGGGGTTGAGTGCCACCCTGTATTTGTGGAGAACCGGATGCGGACTCTAAGGTCCATGTGGGCAACTATTCAAGAGCTTAGAAAGAAGAGTGGATTCGGTTGGGACGAAAATCTGAAAATGATAACGTGTGACGCTAAAACCTACCAAGAAGAAGTTATG GCACATCGGAAGCATGCCGAGTAtctgaacaaaaaaattgagttttacgaTGAATTAGCGATTGTGGTGGGGAAGGATACAGCCACAGGTGCCTTTGCTAAGTCTGGAGTGGATATCGAAAATGAGCCAGATAATGGGGATAATGGGGATAGTGCAGAGTTTGTGGCAGATAATGTGGATGAATGTGTGGTTGAAAAGGGGAAGAACGTAAATGAATCATCCACCACTGGGTCGGGAATTTCCAAGTCCCGCAAAAGAGGGCGTGCAGCTTCTACTGCTGATGATAGTGTGCTGACTGATCTGTCTGGTCAGCTGAAGGAAATAGCTGTCGCTCTAAAAGAAATTAATCGGGGCCCGGTAGATTACACAACTTTGTATAATGAGGTAATGGCTATGATGGCGGATGGATATAGCGAAGATATGCTCGCTACTGCCTTCGACCATCTTTGTGAGAATGAGAAGACGGCACGTGGATTTTTAGCAAAGAATGCTAGGTTGAGGAAGTTGTGGTTAGAtggttattttttctcacaaatttgA
- the LOC126695656 gene encoding sodium/calcium exchanger NCL-like isoform X1, translating to MEKKLVCFFLAIFFVTLARSSQGRPIASNYSTTFNLVSDGVQTLQQPNLLHLNRLFSSDTCTETYGFLPCTTTVLGNVFLILVYSYFMFLGAKLLSNGSEILLEILGPGIIGGLFLPVLSSLPDATIILASGLSGSTATAQSQVSVGMGLLAGSTVMLLTILWSTCLVVGKCDLENSVAVDQKDTKVFSLTGSGVSTDIWTSYAARIMIISLIPFIVVQIPEVFQATSQSRLAIMISLIVSICLLLAYSLYQIFQPWIQKRRLAYAKHKHVISGILRNLKMLTLGKLFKEDGKPNTDVIERLFRTIDQNSDGKLSAVELRALVVGIQFEEIDLDIEDAVAQVMEDFDKSHDSQVDVDEFVTGISRWLNRARHFAKSGKGQDDLSIRLLSNFQQQTKKEQYLFGDQNDEVVETIENAKWHAYKAVFMLLLGTIIAAVTADPLVDAVDNFSTATSIPSFFVSFVILPFASSSEVVSTLIFASKKKSRMASLTYSEIYGSVTMSNILSLAVFLGLVYFRDLTWNFSSEVLVIIIVCIVMGIIASFRTTFPLWISLVAYALYPLSLLLVYILNYVVGWS from the exons ATGGAAAAGAAACTTGTATGTTTTTTCTTAGCCATCTTCTTTGTTACACTAGCTAGGTCCAGCCAGGGTCGACCTATTGCAAGTAACTACTCTACTACCTTCAATTTGGTCTCCGATGGAGTCCAAACTCTTCAGCAACCAAATCTACTTCATCTCAACCGCTTGTTTTCATCGGATACGTGCACGGAGACGTATGGATTTCTGCCATGCACCACCACTGTTCTAGGAAatgtttttctcattcttgTCTATAGTTACTTCATGTTCTTGGGGGCCAAATTGTTGTCAAATGGAAGTGAGATTTTGCTTGAAATTCTTGGACCTGGAATCATTGGTGGGCTCTTCTTGCCTGTTCTGAGCTCTCTTCCTGATGCAACAATTATCCTTG CATCTGGACTATCTGGGAGCACAGCAACTGCTCAAAGTCAGGTCTCGGTTGGAATGGGCTTGCTAGCTGGATCGACTGTAATGCTTTTGACAATTTTGTGGAGCACCTGTCTAGTAGTGGGCAAGTGTGACCTTGAGAATTCAGTTGCAGTAGATCAGAAAGATACAAAAGTATTTAGCTTAACTG GATCTGGGGTGAGCACTGATATCTGGACTAGCTATGCTGCTAGAATCATGATTATATCTCTTATCCCATTCATAGTAGTTCAAATACCAGAAGTTTTTCAAGCAACTTCTCAAAGTCGCTTAGCCATTATGATTTCGCTTATTGTCTCCATTTGTTTATTGCTTGCTTACAGCCTTTATCAG attTTTCAGCCTTGGATTCAGAAGAGAAGACTTGCCTATGCAAAGCATAAGCATGTAATATCAGGAATTCTGAGAAATCTAAAAATGCTTACACTAGGAAAACTTTTTAAGGAAGAtggtaaaccaaatacagatGTCATAGAAAG GTTGTTTAGAACAATTGATCAGAATTCAGACGGAAAGCTATCAGCAGTGGAGTTGAGAGCTCTGGTAGTAGGAATTCAGTTTGAGGAGATAGATTTAGATATTGAAGATGCAGTTGCACAAGTGATGGAAGATTTTGATAAATCTCATGATTCACAAGTTGATGTGGATGAATTTGTCACTGGAATTTCAAGATGGCTTAATCGGGCCAGGCACTTTGCAAAAAGTGGCAAAGGCCAAGATGACCTATCTATAAGacttcttagcaattttcaacAG caaacaaagaaagaacaatATCTGTTCGGAGATCAGAACGATGAGGTTGTGGAGACAATTGAAAATGCAAAGTGGCATGCCTACAAAGCAGTTTTCATGTTGCTTTTGGGAACCATAATTGCTGCGGTTACTGCAGATCCCCTAGTGGATGCTGTTGATAACTTCTCAACTGCAACAAGCATTCCTTCCTTCTTCGTCTCATTTGTCATTCTACCTTTTGCTAGCTCCAGTGAGGTAGTATCAACTCTTATTTTTGCAAGCAAGAAAAAGTCAAGAATGGCATCCTTGACGTATTCAGAG ATATATGGTTCAGTGACCATGAGTAACATCCTTTCACTTGCAGTCTTCTTGGGTCTTGTTTACTTCCGCGACTTGACATGGAACTTCTCATCTGAGGTGCTAGTTATAATAATTGTTTGCATAGTGATGGGTATCATTGCCAGTTTCCGCACCACCTTCCCTCTTTGGATATCACTGGTGGCCTATGCGCTTTATCCACTTTCCTTGTTGCTGGTGTATATTCTTAACTACGTTGTTGGATGGTCATAG